The genome window CGGGTCCCCCCCACCCGGCTGGCGAGCACCGCGAGAGCGCAGGACATGGCCTCAAGGAGGGCGTTGGAGAGCCCCTCGGAGACCGAGGGGAGGATGAAGACGTCGGCCGCGCGCAGAAAATGGGCGATCTCGTCGCTCGGACCGGCCACGCGCAGGCAATCCTCGAGGTGGAGCCGGGCGGCCTCGGCGTGGATGCGGTGCTCCTCGGGCCCGGCGCCGACCAGGACGACGAGGGCCTCCCCCCCGACGGCCGCACGGGCCGCGGCGAAGGAGGCGAGGAACTCGGGCAGGCGCTTCTCCACCGACAGGCGGCCCGTATAAAGGAAGACGAGCCCCTTCCAGCCCAGGACGCGGCGCAGAGCCTCCTTCTCGGCCGGAGGGGCGGGCGCGTAGGCCCGCAAATCCACGCCGTTGGGGACCTGGAGGGCGTCGGCGCCGAGGCCGTACTCGCGGAGCTCCGCGCGCAGGTCTTCGGCGACGCAGACGAAGGTCGGATGCAGGGCCCCGAGCAGGGCCAGCTTGAGGCGGCCGGCGGGGGTCCGGGAGGAGACGGCGACCTCGCCGATGCCGCGTCCTCCGCCCACCTTCACGACGACTTTCTTGCCGAGCAGGCGGGCCGCGAGCGCGGCGGCGACGGCCGGGGAGCCGGCGAGATGGACGTGGACGGCGTCGTAGCTCCGGGCGTGGATGACGAGCCAGAGGAAGACGCCGACGAGGAA of Elusimicrobiota bacterium contains these proteins:
- a CDS encoding glycosyltransferase family 4 protein; its protein translation is MKRVVMVTPNFYPHLGGAEKQALELSCALAARGAKVRVLTRRRPGLAAEGSVRGIPVRRLPAFGGGLVDSALFLVGVFLWLVIHARSYDAVHVHLAGSPAVAAALAARLLGKKVVVKVGGGRGIGEVAVSSRTPAGRLKLALLGALHPTFVCVAEDLRAELREYGLGADALQVPNGVDLRAYAPAPPAEKEALRRVLGWKGLVFLYTGRLSVEKRLPEFLASFAAARAAVGGEALVVLVGAGPEEHRIHAEAARLHLEDCLRVAGPSDEIAHFLRAADVFILPSVSEGLSNALLEAMSCALAVLASRVGGTREAVEEGRSGLLFDPMRSAEERAQIERLLRDPALAAKLGAEARRTAEERFSMDAVAERCLALY